A region from the Neurospora crassa OR74A linkage group V, whole genome shotgun sequence genome encodes:
- a CDS encoding thioredoxin encodes MDVHLLVYDLSRGLAKQMSVGLLGFQLDAVYHTSIQLNGREYVYDGNIVSIIPGSSHLGRPLEEMYLGKTELPMEVIEEYLDSLREIYTVETYDLWTHNCNNFSNDLATFLLGKGIPDYIVNMPQTVLSSPMGQMLMPMLNQQIHANKRGGGILGIQQNTPGSTSKPKAELHHHEGKVHNVTNLNELQSLLEKFQNSCAVVFFTSATCPPCKVLYPLYDQLAAEVGDKGVLIKVDVLAAFDVGSAYSVSATPTFVTFLKGKQENRWSGADRGALQGNVRLLVQMAWPAHAHQSLNLPTFSNPGTKPVLYTKVPPLEKLLAKMGSDAENPAVQGVKHFIEARSQDGPAEATLPDMAAFTTFVRQSIKNVPTDTLFTVVDLMRIGLVDPRFSGYLAEEVVHGTVTALLEHINDLKECPYALRLVTLQMACNLFSSQLYADEVLSNDKLRTCLTQLVSASFLDDNHNNVRVAAASLLFNIALANSRKRQDGPGDVLPQDDQIELAASILEAIAQEESSGEALEGMLLALGYLAYRMPLDGELSDLLRTMDAGNSILEKKKAFPDMKLIDEVGSELLGRGLNKP; translated from the exons ATGGATGTCCACCTGCTTGTTTATGACCTCTCACGAGGTTTGGCGAAACAAATGTCCGTCGGTCTTCTCGGTTTCCAGTTAGACGCTGTTTACCATACCTCAATTCAATTGAACGGAAGGGAATATGTGTACGATGGCAACATCGTCTCCATCATCCCAGGATCTTCGCACCTCGGGCGGCCTTTGGAGGAGATGTATCTGGGAAAGACTGAGT TGCCAATGGAAGTGATCGAGGAGTATTTAGACTCACTGAGGGAAATCTACACAGTCGAG ACGTATGATCTTTGGACACATAACTGCAACAACTTTTCTAATGACCTAGCGACGTTTCTTCTTGGAAAGGGCATTCCCGACTACATTGTCAACATGCCCCAGACAGTGCTCAGCTCGCCCATGGGACAGATGCTGATGCCTATGCTCAACCAGCAAATTCACGCCAACAAGCGTGGCGGTGGTATTTTGGGTATTCAGCAAAACACCCCTGGGAGCACGTCTAAACCAAAAGCAGAACTACATCACCACGAGGGCAAGGTTCACAATGTCACCAACCTGAATGAGCTCCAGTCTCTTTTGGAGAAGTTTCAGAACTCATGCGCTGTGGTCTTCTTCACTTCAGCAACCTGTCCACCATGCAAGGTGCTTTACCCTCTTTACGATCAGCTAGCAGCTGAGGTAGGAGACAAGGGTGTTTTGATCAAGGTTGATGTCTTGGCCGCCTTTGACGTGGGAAGCGCATACTCGGTCAGCGCAACACCTACGTTTGTCACCTTTTTGAAGGGCAAGCAAGAAAACCGATGGAGCGGTGCAGACCGAGGAGCGCTGCAGGGAAACGTGCGTCTTTTGGTTCAGATGGCGTGGCCAGCCCATGCGCACCAGTCTTTGAACCTCCCAACGTTCTCGAATCCTGGAACGAAGCCGGTCCTCTACACTAAAGTTCCGCCGCTGGAGAAACTGCTTGCAAAAATGGGCTCAGACGCCGAGAACCCAGCAGTTCAGGGTGTGAAACATTTCATCGAGGCTCGATCGCAAGACGGGCCTGCAGAGGCGACACTGCCCGATATGGCCGCCTTCACAACCTTTGTGCGCCAGTCAATCAAGAACGTACCTACGGATACCCTCTTTACGGTCGTCGATTTGATGAGGATCGGTCTTGTCGATCCTCGCTTCAGCGGATATCTGGCCGAGGAGGTGGTACACGGGACCGTTACAGCGCTGCTCGAGCACATCAACGACCTGAAGGAGTGCCCGTATGCTCTTCGCTTAGTTACCCTACAGATGGCTTGCAACCTCTTTTCCAGTCAATTGTACGCCGATGAGGTTCTCAGCAACGACAAGCTACGAACTTGCCTCACGCAGCTCGTTTCAGCCAGCTTCCTCGACGACAACCATAACAACGTGCGGGTAGCAGCGGCATCTCTGCTTTTCAACATCGCGCTGGCGAACAGTCGCAAGAGACAGGATGGGCCGGGCGACGTGCTTCCGCAAGACGATCAGATTGAGCTGGCAGCCTCCATTCTGGAGGCCATCGCCCAGGAGGAATCTTCGGGTGAAGCGCTTGAAGGTATGCTGTTGGCTTTGGGATACCTTGCCTATCGGATGCCACTTGACGGCGAGCTCTCGGACCTGTTGAGAACCATGGATGCTGGGAACAGCATtttggaaaagaagaaggctttTCCTGATATGAAGTTGATCGATGAGGTTGGGAGCGAGTTGTTGGGTAGGGGATTGAATAAGCCCTAG
- the kin-3 gene encoding kinesin family protein yields MFNLLQLRFRNTIVDIEDTLYDISLEPRLMPNSLDVHQRQTRSNVSTPTLRPRDDTASSFVSKDPGANVRVVVRVRAFLPRELERNAKCIVEMDPATERTSLLVPQETDFANARGARSRRVLEEKSFTFDKSFWSHNTEDEHYATQEHVYDSLGEEFLDHNFEGYHTCIFAYGQTGSGKSYTMMGTPDQPGLIPRTCEDLFQRIASAQDETPNISYNVKVSYFEVYNEHVRDLLAPVVPNKPPYYLKVRESPTEGPYVKDLTEVPVRGLEEIIRWMRIGDRSRTVASTKMNDTSSRSHAVFTIMLKQIHHDLETDDTTERSSRIRLVDLAGSERAKSTEATGQRLREGSNINKSLTTLGRVIAALADPKSSASRPSSPVKSGRGRTPGPANSVVPYRDSVLTWLLKDSLGGNSKTAMIACISPTDYDETLSTLRYADQAKRIRTRAVVNQVDGVSAAERDAQIAAMAAEIRQLQLVVSDSQTREKSALDAEQQLEEYQARVRGLQQLMEEKSLVAEGKIRSLQTENEALRLHLKLALESLRNPIKVSSFPTTSLAMSAGDSTVPLMAMGEVSTAHGRKMENKLVDDPFVDSGSGVTSDDDQGLIYGHDDDYDTYEEEDDDDEDTIDLSEKAHDMNEYMSGLLKDLSMFRRKIGDDKTRFLDELGVRKPLGVRTNII; encoded by the exons ATGTTCAACCTTCTTCAACTGCGCTTTCGCAACACCATTGTGGATATCGAAGATACTTTATACGACATATCTTTGGAGCCGCGCCTCATGCCGAACTCCCTCGACGTCCACCAGCGGCAGACCCGCTCCAATGTCTCGACTCCGACTTTGCGTCCTCGAGATGATACGGCTTCGTCTTTCGTTTCCAAGGATCCCGGGGCAAATGttcgggtggtggtgagagtAAGAGCATTTTTGCCTCGCG AACTCGAGCGCAATGCTAAATGCATTGTTGAGATGGACCCGGCAACAGAACGAACATCCCTTCTGGTTCCCCAGGAGACAGACTTCGCTAATGCTCGAGGTGCCCGGTCTCGCAGGGTACTGGAGGAGAAGTCGTTTACCTTTGATAAGAGCTTCTGGAGTCATAATACAGAAGACGAGCACTACGCGACACAGGAGCATGTCTACGACAGCTTGGGCGAGGAATTTCTCGATCACAACTTCGAAGGATACCACACCTGTATCTTTGCCTACGGTCAGACTGGCTCGGGGAAGTCTTATACCATGATGGGAACGCCCGATCAACCCGGACTTATCCCCAGAACTTGTGAAGATCTGTTCCAGCGCATTGCTTCCGCCCAGGACGAGACGCCCAATATCAGCTATAATGTCAAAGTCAGCTATTTCGAAGTTTACAATGAACATGTGCGAGACCTTCTCGCTCCTGTCGTGCCCAACAAGCCGCCATACTACCTCAAAGTCCGCGAATCTCCTACCGAGGGTCCATATGTCAAAGACCTGACCGAGGTTCCCGTGCGAGGTCTCGAAGAGATCATCAGGTGGATGCGTATTGGCGATAGAAGCCGCACAGTAGCCAGCACCAAGATGAACGACACCAGTAGCCGCAGCCATGCCGTCTTTACTATTATGCTCAAACAGATCCACCACGACCTAGAGACAGATGATACTACAGAGCGCAGCAGTCGTATCCGCCTTGTCGACTTAGCTGGCAGCGAGCGAGCAAAGTCCACCGAGGCGACTGGCCAACGCCTCCGTGAAGGGAGCAATATCAACAAGTCCCTAACCACTCTGGGGCGTGTCATCGCCGCACTTGCCGATCCGAAGTCAAGCGCAagccgcccttcttctcccgtAAAATCCGGAAGAGGACGAACGCCAGGGCCAGCCAACTCCGTGGTCCCCTACCGTGACAGCGTTCTCACCTGGCTCCTCAAAGATTCCCTTGGCGGCAACTCCAAAACCGCCATGATAGCCTGCATCTCCCCCACCGACTATGACGAGACGCTCTCCACGCTCCGCTACGCCGACCAAGCCAAGCGCATTCGTACCCGTGCCGTGGTCAATCAAGTCGATGGCGTCAGCGCCGCTGAGCGCGACGCCCAGATTGCCGCCATGGCTGCCGAGATCCGCCAGTTACAGTTGGTTGTGAGCGACAGCCAAACCCGTGAAAAGAGCGCTCTCGACGCCGAACAGCAGCTCGAGGAATATCAAGCGCGTGTCCGAGGCCTGCAGCAGctgatggaggagaagagccTGGTGGCCGAGGGCAAAATCCGGTCTCTACAGACGGAAAATGAAGCGTTGCGGTTGCATCTCAAGTTGGCCCTGGAGAGTCTTCGCAACCCTATCAAGGTGTCTTCATTCCCCACTACCTCGCTGGCCATGTCCGCCGGGGACTCGACCGTGCCGCTGATGGCCATGGGTGAGGTTAGTACCGCCCACGGCCGAAAGATGGAAAATAAGTTGGTGGACGACCCCTTCGTCGATAGCGGCAGTGGCGTCACTAGTGATGACGATCAAGGCCTCATTTATggacatgatgatgattatgACActtacgaagaagaagacgacgacgacgaagataCAATTGATCTCAGCGAAAAGGCTCATGACATGAACGAGTATATGAGTGGTTTGCTCAAGGATTTGAGCATGTTTAGACGCAAGATCGGGGATGATAAGACGAGGTTTCTGGATGAGTTGGGCGTCAGGAAACCGCTGGGGGTGAGGACTAATATCATATGA
- a CDS encoding translation initiation factor 4E, which translates to MSSRPGLFTRGLSGLSQSNDASVSSPAAERDDAKRNFLKTMRPLPTQHYWNIWFDRPDKDQQGKSADGSYHSNLEKLGSTIESVQDFWRYNNNMPIENIKMRESIYLFKAGFKPVWEDRRNILGGSWTFRVPKANGADFWTRVQLLAIGEELQDVLEEGDQICGVGLSVRFNAHLISIWHRDASKQKSVDAILQLVLTKAIPDDFPPLKPDNYFYKKHSDHAGFNPSPEMQAVLDSQKAREQHAAAVAKAQAQAAQQTTAQEGGQSQPEPPQIVEVPPSGEA; encoded by the exons ATGTCATCAAGACCAGGTCTCTTCACGCGCGGCCTCTCCGGCCTGTCGCAAAGTAACGATGCCAGCGTGAGCTCGCCAGCTGCAGAGCGGGATGACGCGAAGCGCAACTTCCTCAAGACGATGCGTCCTTTGCCGACGCAGCATTACTGGAACATTTGGTTCGATAG ACCTGATAAGGACCAACAGGGCAAGTCCGCCGATGGTAGCTACCACTCGAACTTGGAGAAGCTCGGGTCCACGATCGAAAGCGTCCAGGATTTCTGGCGCTACAACAATAACATGCCCATCGAGAACATCAAGATGCGCGAGTCCATCTATCTGTTCAAGGCCGGATTCAAGCCTGTCTGGGAAGACCGCCGCAACATTCTCGGCGGTAGCTGGACCTTCCGCGTCCCCAAGGCCAACGGGGCTGATTTCTGGACTCGCGTGCAGCTCCTTGCTATCGGAGAGGAGTTGCAGGATGTACTCGAAGAGG gtgacCAAATCTGCGGCGTAGGCCTCTCAGTCCGCTTCAACGCCCACCTGATTTCCATCTGGCACCGTGACGCATCCAAGCAAAAGTCCGTTGACGCCATTCTCCAATTGGTTCTCACCAAGGCCATCCCGGACGACTTTCCCCCACTCAAGCCGGATAACTACTTTTACAAGAAGCACTCGGACCATGCGGGCTTCAACCCTTCGCCGGAGATGCAGGCCGTTCTCGATTCGCAAAAGGCGAGGGAGCAGCATGCTGCCGCTGTTGCGAAGGCTCAGGCACAGGCGGCCCAGCAGACGACGGCCCAAGAAGGGGGTCAGAGCCAGCCGGAACCACCCCAGATTGTTGAGGTGCCGCCTTCGGGCGAGGCATAA
- a CDS encoding PAP2 domain-containing protein: protein MADNVTPLASLSLTHVYYNPDDPISLLCAWLALVPQALCVVYATLIWSTREAEVILMFAGQLACEAANFALKRLIKEERPARIHSTGGKGYGMPSSHAQFVSFWAVALGLFLLARHTPREQQQQQQQKQKQRERKKQVTNVKTTTTNGSGNGSLFKTLTDSATDLERYAHEPWSFAHRFVASLGALVLAGAVAWSRTYLGYHTEKQVLVGCGAGTLCAVAWFVVTHVVRQSGLLGQILDFPVVRWFRVRDLVVEEDLPQAGWEKWEEQRVARREVEERKKAL, encoded by the exons ATGGCCGACAACGTGACACCTCTCGCCTCACTGTCCCTGACCCATGTATACTAC AACCCAGACGACcccatctccctcctctgCGCCTGGCTCGCTCTCGTCCCGCAAGCGCTCTGTGTCGTCTACGCGACCTTGATCTGGTCCACCCGCGAAGCCGAAGTGATCCTCATGTTCGCCGGCCAGCTCGCCTGCGAGGCCGCCAACTTTGCGCTCAAGCGCCTGATCAAAGAGGAACGACCGGCCAGGATACATTCGACGGGAGGAAAGGGCTACGGGATGCCCAGCAGCCATGCGCAGTTTGTGTCATTTTGGGCAGTGGCGTTGGGACTGTTTTTGTTGGCGAGGCATACACCGAgggagcagcaacaacagcaacaacaaaagcagaagcagagggaaaggaagaagcaggtTACGAACGTGAAGACTACTACTACAAATGGAAGCGGGAATGGGTCGCTGTTCAAGACCCTAACCGACAGCGCCACCGACCTCGAGCGCTATGCCCACGAGCCCTGGTCCTTCGCCCACCGCTTCGTCGCCAGCCTGGGGGCGCTGGTGCTCGCGGGCGCTGTGGCGTGGAGCCGCACCTACCTGGGGTATCACACGGAGAAGCAGGTGCTGGTGGGCTGCGGGGCGGGAACGCTATGCGCGGTTGCATGGTTTGTCGTCACGCACGTGGTGCGGCAGTCGGGCTTGCTGGGGCAGATCTTGGATTTCCCCGTTGTCAGGTGGTTTCGGGTCAGGGACctggttgttgaggaggatCTGCCGCAGGCTGGGTGGGAGAAATGGGAGGAGCAGAGGGTCGCTaggagggaggtggaggagaggaagaaggcatTGTGA
- a CDS encoding RING finger protein: MASFNYDDSDSPRDTELSSLVAIYPEIQHPRSDDPYAIAIDIPVNPSKPVLVYFPAAADSNPDPRAQGTLQQNGASHVNGSASGGPLNGTDRVGGAGSAEGAGAGAGALDRHEVAHLPPVHLEIIFGPDYPAEKPPVITISADPPWLSKDTIKRLEDDGPRLWEEMGRDMVGFTYIDHIQQAAENVFELVDEKGTLEVDPQHRIAIMDYDIRARRAAFEKETFNCMVCLDPKKGSVCHKMIDCGHVFCVECLQDYYNNAIKEGDLASVRCLAPNCTKEREQAAVSSSGNKKRKKPKTYISPSELLQIPLDPETVKRYVTLKYKTELESDKNTIYCPRQWCNGAARSKKHKKPQGLELNEHDEDEEEEEETSGVSKPYNATDLLAICEDCNFAFCSRCHQSWHGEFVRCQAPRKNEELTAEEIASLEYMKLHTTPCPTCAAPAQKTHGCNHMICYRCQTHFCYLCSAWLDPGNPYQHFNEMPGGRITGCYQRLWELEQGDGDDVGLGFEGGAGAAPPGAGRAGPAAAAAAADAPEAPPGFEGLPEQRLMELLMADMGESDDEEDDFGGPPPFGDRELDRQLAQRIEAEAQNGAGRGVGEVAIAREGPLVLRIDGGRGGGGRNQPAAGRGRGGGAAGGAAAAAPNGPAAGGGRGGRGRGDNARGGQGAGGANIRGQHQNRGGAPNNRHNNRNNHPNHNGVGAGAARGGRNGGGGVGGAVRGNVGGRARPNPNGPRMDFDNPDNVQVNVPDGIRLDPQQEAWIRQFVHLALEDQEDLLFDDDDW; this comes from the exons ATGGCCTCTTTCAACTACGATGACTCCGACAGCCCCCGCGATACTGAGCTCAGCTCCCTTGTAGCGATTTACCCTGAGATCCAGCATCCTCGATCAGACGACCCTtacgccatcgccatcgatATCCCCGTTAACCCCTCCAAGCCAGTTCTCGTCTACTTTCCCGCTGCTGCGGATTCAAACCCGGACCCGAGGGCTCAAGGAACCCTTCAGCAGAACGGAGCCAGCCACGTCAATGGATCTGCGAGCGGAGGTCCTTTGAATGGTACGGATCGTGTTGGGGGAGCAGGCTCGGCCGAAGGCGCCGGCGCTGGAGCTGGGGCTCTTGATCGTCACGAGGTAGCACACTTGCCTCCTGTTCATCTGGAAATCATCTTCGGGCCCGACTACCCTGCCGAGAAACCGCCGGTCATTACTATCTCCGCGGATCCCCCATGGCTTTCGAAGGATACCATCAAGCGACTCGAGGACGATGGGCCGCGGCTGTGGGAAGAAATGGGTCGTGATATGGTTGGGTTCACGTACATTGACCATATCCAGCAGGCAGCCGAGAACGTATTTGAGCTTGTGGACGAAAAGGGAACCCTGGAGGTTGACCCGCAGCATAGGATTGCTATTATGGATTATGATATCCGGGCGCGTCGGGCGGCGTTTGAGAAGGAAACGTTCAACTGCATGGTGTGCTTAG ATCCCAAGAAAGGCTCTGTCTGTCACAAGATGATCGATTGTGGGCATGTTTTCTGCGTGGAGTGTCTGCAAGACTATTACAACAACGCCATCAAAGAAGGCGATCTCGCCTCTGTCCGCTGTCTAGCCCCCAACTGCACCAAGGAGCGCGAACAAGCAGCTGTCTCGTCTTCAGGGAAcaagaagcggaagaagccCAAGACGTACATCAGCCCGAGCGAACTTCTACAAATCCCGCTTGACCCCGAGACCGTGAAGCGCTACGTTACTCTCAAGTACAAAACCGAGCTCGAGTCCGACAAAAACACAATCTACTGCCCGCGCCAATGGTGTAACGGAGCCGCTCGGTCCAAGAAGCACAAGAAGCCGCAAGGGCTAGAGCTGAACGAAcacgatgaggacgaggaagaagaggaggaaaccaGCGGTGTTTCTAAGCCCTACAACGCGACCGACCTCCTGGCCATCTGCGAAGACTGCAACTTTGCCTTCTGCTCCCGCTGCCATCAGTCCTGGCATGGCGAGTTTGTCCGGTGCCAGGCACCCCGAAAGAATGAAGAGCTCACAGCCGAGGAAATCGCTTCACTCGAATACATGAAGTTGCACACCACTCCCTGCCCGACATGTGCGGCACCTGCCCAGAAGACGCACGGCTGCAACCACATGATCTGCTACCGGTGCCAGACGCACTTCTGCTACCTCTGCTCAGCATGGCTAGATCCAGGTAATCCCTATCAACACTTCAACGAGATGCCCGGCGGCAGGATTACCGGGTGTTATCAGCGCTTGTGGGAGTTGGAGCAGGGGGATGGCGACGATGTCGGCTTAGGATTCGAAGGCGGTGCCGGTGCTGCTCCCCCAGGTGCTGGCCGTGCTGGtcccgcagcagcagcagccgcagccgacGCACCCGAAGCGCCTCCAGGGTTTGAGGGCCTACCGGAGCAACGGCTTATGGAGCTGCTGATGGCAGACATGGGGGAGagcgacgatgaggaggacgatttCGGGGGCCCGCCTCCCTTTGGTGATAGAGAGCTTGATAGGCAACTTGCCCAACGTATCGAAGCGGAAGCGCAGAACGGTGCAGGAAGAGGTGTCGGTGAAGTCGCGATTGCGCGCGAAGGACCGCTCGTCCTAAGGATAGACGGAGgcagaggaggtggaggtcgCAATCAGCCGGCAGCAGGTCGTGGccgtggaggtggtgctgctggcggtgctgctgctgctgcccccaATGGCCCTGCCGCAGGTGGCGGACGTGGAGGACGAGGTCGGGGAGACAATGCCCGAGGAGGACAAGGGGCAGGGGGGGCAAATATTCGGGGACAACATCAGAATCGAGGAGGTGCCCCGAACAACCGGCACAATAACCGTAACAACCATCCGAACCACAACGGCGTCGGTGCCGGTGCGGCCAGAGGAGGAcgaaatggtggtggtggtgtaggAGGTGCGGTCAGGGGTAATGTGGGAGGTAGGGCGAGGCCCAATCCTAACGGTCCAAGAATGGACTTTGATAATCCCGATAATGTACAGGTCAACGTGCCTGACGGCATACGACTCGATCCGCAGCAGGAGGCGTGGATTAGGCAGTTTGTGCACCTGGCGCTGGAAGATCAGGAGGACCTGCTtttcgatgatgatgactggTAG